Proteins co-encoded in one Dreissena polymorpha isolate Duluth1 chromosome 12, UMN_Dpol_1.0, whole genome shotgun sequence genomic window:
- the LOC127852702 gene encoding putative nuclease HARBI1: protein MGEHLERRSERNRAVPPLTQIFIGLRYLATGDFYSEVGDLHGVSKSTVSRVLGSFLDVLNEQLDNIKFPMSPEERQAIKLEFYQKSRIPGVIGAIDGTLVPIIGPHENEEVFRSRKGFHALNVQAVVDTKTIFRDVVSRWPGSVHDSAIFNNCGLKQYLETQQVGCLLGDSGYGLKTFLLTPKLNPITQQEVRYNAAHRRGRVVVERAFGMLKSRFRCLHKSGGCLPFQPQRAAKVVVACMRLHNLCVQFNVAVPQMNDTENDEIDDNIVGDGIDVNAQQARQLIIDRF, encoded by the exons ATGGGTGAACACCTGGAGAGAAGAAGTGAACGAAATCGGGCAGTACCCCCTTTAACGCAG atttttattGGCCTAAGATACCTTGCAACGGGTGATTTTTACTCAGAAGTTGGGGACCTTCACGGCGTCAGTAAAAGCACAGTATCAAGGGTGTTGGGCTCCTTTTTGGATGTTCTTAATGaacaacttgacaacatcaa gTTTCCCATGAGCCCAGAAGAGCGTCAAGCCATCAAGCTTGAATTTTACCAAAAGTCAAGGATTCCTGGGGTGATTGGGGCCATTGATGGTACCCTTGTACCAATAATTGGCCCCCATGAAAATGAAGAGGTGTTCAGGAGTCGGAAAGGGTTCCATGCACTGAACGTACAAGCAGTGGTGGACACCAAAACCAT TTTCAGAGATGTTGTATCCAGGTGGCCAGGTTCAGTGCATGATTCTGCTATTTTCAATAACTGTGGTTTGAAG CAGTATCTTGAGACACAACAAGTAGGTTGTTTGTTGGGTGACAGTGGCTACGGGCTCAAGACATTTCTTTTGACCCCAAAACTGAATCCAATTACCCAGCAAGAAGTGCGCTACAATGCTGCTCATAGGCGTGGCAGGGTGGTGGTAGAACGGGCCTTTGGAATGCTTAAATCCAGATTTAG ATGCCTTCACAAGTCGGGGGGATGCCTCCCATTTCAACCTCAACGAGCTGCAAAAGTTGTTGTGGCCTGCATGAGACTGCACAATCTTTGTGTGCAGTTCAATGTTGCAGTTCCACAGATGAACGACACAgagaatgatgaaattgatgaTAATATTGTAGGAGATGGAATAGATGTGAATGCACAACAGGCTAGACAGCTGATAATTGATAGATTTTAA